One window from the genome of Rariglobus hedericola encodes:
- a CDS encoding tetratricopeptide repeat protein codes for MSDWKPELDAIVGARHSGRADHVPDLLRKMDARFPNVAEINYQLAWTLDTAGKPADALPHYEKAVALGLEPNEHANALIGLATTLRTLGKPARAADVLRSGQLQFPDNREFDVFLSLALHDLGDHAEALRLALLALCDTSEDPGLTAHQRAIRYAAGRL; via the coding sequence ATGTCCGACTGGAAACCCGAACTCGACGCCATCGTCGGCGCCCGCCACAGCGGACGCGCCGACCATGTGCCCGACTTGCTGCGTAAGATGGACGCGCGTTTCCCCAACGTCGCAGAAATCAACTACCAGCTCGCGTGGACGCTCGACACCGCCGGCAAGCCCGCCGACGCCCTGCCCCACTACGAAAAAGCCGTCGCGCTCGGCCTTGAGCCCAACGAACACGCCAACGCCTTGATCGGCCTCGCGACCACGTTGCGCACCCTGGGCAAACCCGCCCGCGCCGCCGACGTGCTTCGCTCGGGACAACTCCAGTTCCCCGACAACCGCGAATTCGACGTCTTCCTCTCGCTCGCGCTGCACGACCTCGGCGACCACGCCGAAGCTCTGCGCTTGGCGCTCCTCGCGCTCTGCGACACATCCGAAGATCCCGGACTCACCGCGCACCAGCGCGCGATCCGTTACGCGGCCGGACGTCTCTGA
- a CDS encoding P-II family nitrogen regulator — protein sequence MKLIIAIIKPFKLEEVKEALSSIGIEGMTVTEVKGFGRQKGHTEIYRGSEYTVDFLPKVKVEIVVTDDLVSKTVDAIVKAAKTGKIGDGKVFVLALEEAVRIRTDERGDAAV from the coding sequence ATGAAACTCATCATCGCCATCATCAAGCCCTTCAAACTCGAGGAAGTTAAGGAAGCCCTTTCTTCCATCGGTATCGAAGGTATGACCGTGACCGAGGTCAAAGGCTTCGGCCGCCAGAAGGGCCACACTGAAATCTACCGCGGTTCTGAATACACCGTTGATTTCCTCCCCAAGGTGAAGGTCGAAATCGTCGTCACCGACGATCTCGTCTCCAAGACCGTGGACGCCATCGTGAAAGCCGCCAAGACCGGCAAGATCGGTGACGGCAAGGTGTTCGTTCTCGCCCTCGAAGAAGCGGTCCGCATCCGCACCGACGAGCGCGGCGACGCCGCCGTCTAA
- a CDS encoding ammonium transporter — translation MMVAAALVFFMNLGFACVETGLTRSKNTANILFKNTIIPCIGILTYALMGFNLMYPGGDGGGWFGFAGFGLGFADDVSGLTSVYNAGYTYWTDFLFQAMFAATAATIVSGAVAERVKLSSFLVFTVLFVTISYPITGMWKWGNGWLNTMETPFYDFAGSTLVHSVGGWGALAGIIILGPRIGKFKDGRVLPLLGHSLPLATIGVFVLWLGWFGFNGGSVLSANPGLVSLVLVTTSLAAAAGGVGATLTSWIMLKKPDVSMALNGILAGLVAITAGADQMSPGDSVIIGGIGGILVVFSVFFFDKIKLDDPVGATSVHLANGIWGTLAVGLFGNLKGGAQIVSQLKGIAAIGAFTFVFCLISFLVIKAIMGLRVSAEEEIEGLDIGEHGNEAYPDFTQAHHG, via the coding sequence ATGATGGTCGCTGCCGCCCTTGTGTTCTTCATGAACCTGGGTTTCGCGTGCGTTGAGACCGGTCTTACCCGTTCCAAGAACACGGCCAACATTCTCTTCAAGAACACCATCATTCCCTGTATCGGTATCCTTACCTATGCACTCATGGGCTTCAATCTCATGTATCCGGGTGGCGATGGCGGCGGCTGGTTCGGCTTTGCCGGATTCGGCCTCGGCTTTGCCGATGACGTCAGCGGTCTGACCAGCGTTTATAACGCCGGTTACACCTACTGGACCGACTTCCTCTTCCAAGCCATGTTCGCCGCCACCGCCGCGACCATCGTGTCCGGTGCGGTTGCCGAGCGCGTCAAGCTCAGCTCCTTCCTGGTGTTCACCGTTCTGTTCGTCACCATCTCCTATCCGATCACCGGTATGTGGAAATGGGGTAACGGTTGGTTGAACACGATGGAGACTCCCTTCTACGACTTCGCTGGTTCCACCCTCGTTCACTCGGTGGGCGGTTGGGGCGCTCTCGCTGGTATCATCATCCTCGGACCCCGTATCGGCAAGTTCAAGGACGGTCGCGTTCTCCCTCTCCTCGGCCACTCCCTGCCTCTCGCCACCATCGGCGTGTTCGTCCTCTGGCTCGGCTGGTTCGGTTTCAACGGCGGTTCGGTTCTCTCCGCCAACCCCGGTCTGGTTTCCCTCGTGCTCGTCACGACCTCCCTCGCTGCTGCTGCCGGTGGTGTGGGCGCTACGCTGACCTCCTGGATCATGCTCAAGAAGCCTGACGTCTCGATGGCCCTCAACGGTATCCTCGCCGGTCTCGTCGCCATCACGGCCGGCGCTGACCAAATGAGCCCTGGTGACTCCGTCATCATCGGTGGTATCGGCGGCATCCTCGTGGTGTTCTCGGTCTTCTTCTTCGACAAGATCAAGCTCGACGATCCGGTCGGTGCCACCTCGGTGCACTTGGCCAACGGTATCTGGGGCACCTTGGCGGTCGGTCTCTTCGGTAACCTCAAGGGTGGCGCTCAGATCGTCTCCCAGCTCAAGGGTATCGCCGCCATCGGCGCCTTTACCTTCGTGTTCTGTCTCATCTCCTTCCTGGTCATCAAGGCCATCATGGGTCTCCGCGTGAGCGCCGAGGAAGAAATCGAGGGTCTCGATATCGGCGAGCATGGCAACGAAGCCTACCCTGACTTCACCCAGGCTCATCACGGCTAA
- a CDS encoding cation:proton antiporter, which translates to MHDISLITTIAFGLTAALVFGLLAKRIGLSPIVGYLLGGLMVGPHTPGFVGNAALASQLAEIGVILLMFGVGLHFHLKDLLAVRKIAVPGALGQSAAATVCCLGVAIAAGFDWKSGLVLGAATSVASTVVLLRVLMDHGLVDTPEGHVAIGWLVVEDIITVLVLVMLPALAASGAVDAAVAEGSSIWAALGIAVLKLVLLGGVVALAGAKFVPWLLLRVTRLRSPELFTLTVLVMAMAVAVLSYLIFDASMALGAFLAGMMVGQSKVSHQAGADALPMRDAFAVLFFVSVGMFFDYSILWKAPGLVLGVFAIIVVVKPVVALLIVIVSGRSLRTGLTVAGGLAQIGEFSFILAELAKSLKLMPGEGHDVLVAGAIFSISINPALFKGLLALEPWVQKHPRLASLVNRGSEARGLGVNAAMSDTAPSDSAVKAIVIGYGPVGQTLTRLLGEFKIDPTIIETNIDTVLELQGAGRRALYGDATRGALLQEAGIKSASYLVVTLPKTDVAIAVITAARALNPHIRVLTRARYLREREALEDAGAMVISYDEAESAVGLAEVLLTEVQAPQARIEAEVVRIRRELAVAH; encoded by the coding sequence ATGCACGATATTTCGCTTATCACTACGATCGCCTTCGGTCTTACCGCGGCGCTCGTCTTTGGCCTTTTGGCCAAACGTATCGGTCTGTCACCGATTGTCGGATACCTTTTGGGCGGTCTTATGGTGGGACCGCATACGCCCGGTTTTGTGGGCAACGCAGCGCTGGCGTCGCAGCTCGCGGAGATCGGCGTGATCTTGCTGATGTTCGGCGTAGGCCTTCATTTTCACCTCAAAGATTTGCTCGCGGTGCGTAAAATCGCGGTGCCCGGAGCGCTGGGCCAAAGCGCGGCGGCGACGGTATGCTGTCTGGGCGTGGCAATCGCCGCGGGGTTTGATTGGAAGAGCGGTCTCGTGCTCGGCGCCGCCACGTCGGTGGCCAGCACCGTCGTGCTGCTGCGCGTGCTCATGGATCATGGCCTTGTTGACACGCCGGAGGGGCATGTGGCCATCGGCTGGCTGGTCGTCGAGGATATCATCACGGTGCTCGTGCTGGTGATGCTGCCCGCCTTGGCGGCTTCCGGTGCCGTGGATGCGGCGGTTGCCGAAGGCTCCAGCATCTGGGCGGCGCTCGGTATAGCCGTGTTGAAACTGGTTTTATTGGGCGGAGTTGTCGCCTTGGCTGGAGCGAAGTTTGTGCCGTGGCTTTTGCTGCGGGTAACGCGCCTGCGTTCACCCGAGTTGTTCACGCTCACTGTGCTAGTGATGGCGATGGCCGTGGCGGTGTTATCTTATTTGATTTTTGACGCCTCGATGGCGCTGGGTGCATTTCTGGCCGGCATGATGGTCGGCCAATCCAAAGTCAGCCATCAGGCGGGTGCGGATGCGTTGCCGATGCGCGATGCGTTTGCGGTGTTGTTCTTCGTTTCGGTCGGCATGTTCTTCGACTACTCGATCCTGTGGAAAGCGCCTGGGTTGGTTCTCGGGGTGTTTGCGATCATCGTCGTCGTGAAGCCGGTGGTTGCGCTGTTGATTGTCATCGTTAGCGGGCGTTCTTTGCGCACGGGACTTACGGTGGCGGGTGGCCTCGCGCAGATTGGTGAGTTTTCATTCATTCTGGCCGAGCTGGCGAAGTCGCTGAAGCTCATGCCGGGCGAAGGCCACGACGTGCTGGTCGCAGGCGCGATTTTTTCGATCAGCATCAATCCTGCGTTGTTCAAGGGCCTGCTGGCGCTGGAGCCTTGGGTGCAAAAGCACCCACGTTTGGCGAGCTTGGTAAATCGGGGGAGCGAGGCCCGAGGTCTGGGCGTTAACGCAGCGATGTCGGATACGGCGCCGTCGGATTCGGCCGTCAAGGCGATCGTGATCGGCTATGGTCCGGTGGGGCAGACGCTCACGCGTCTGCTCGGTGAATTTAAAATCGATCCGACGATCATCGAAACGAACATCGACACGGTGCTGGAGCTGCAAGGCGCCGGACGGCGCGCACTCTACGGTGATGCTACCCGCGGTGCATTGCTGCAGGAAGCGGGTATCAAGTCGGCATCCTACCTTGTGGTGACACTGCCAAAGACCGATGTAGCGATCGCGGTGATCACGGCTGCGCGTGCTCTTAATCCTCACATTCGTGTGCTGACGCGCGCCCGTTATCTGCGTGAACGCGAGGCGTTGGAGGACGCGGGAGCCATGGTGATCAGCTACGATGAAGCCGAGTCAGCAGTGGGGCTGGCCGAGGTGTTGCTCACCGAAGTGCAGGCTCCGCAGGCGCGCATCGAGGCGGAGGTGGTTCGCATTCGTCGCGAACTTGCGGTGGCTCATTAA